One segment of Methanolinea mesophila DNA contains the following:
- a CDS encoding YkgJ family cysteine cluster protein has translation MRTSIASAGSMDPRSIEFPFRLHVPRTEGALADLIRALGFSCIRCGECCRAKSGDEHLVLVSPDEVREIAVAGGGSWESVAEPFPCFTPHGSAGSHTFEWCLRREGDRCRFLRERGGFPACSVYLSRPWICRTYPFVLEGEDLLVYPCPGLSRAEATMEAEAMAADLLARQCFEREEEERVRKVFEGSPLPQGRVVIDGDGMKVLHG, from the coding sequence ATGAGAACTTCGATCGCATCTGCAGGGAGCATGGATCCTCGTAGCATTGAATTCCCGTTCCGTCTTCACGTCCCCCGGACGGAAGGAGCGCTGGCGGACCTGATCCGGGCCCTCGGGTTCTCCTGTATCCGCTGCGGGGAGTGCTGCCGGGCAAAATCAGGGGATGAGCATCTGGTGCTGGTAAGCCCGGACGAGGTGCGGGAGATCGCCGTGGCCGGCGGGGGCTCCTGGGAATCGGTCGCAGAACCGTTCCCCTGTTTTACCCCCCACGGATCCGCGGGTTCCCACACGTTCGAATGGTGCCTGCGGCGGGAAGGGGACCGCTGTCGTTTCCTTCGCGAACGGGGAGGCTTCCCTGCCTGCAGCGTGTATCTCTCGCGTCCCTGGATCTGCCGCACCTATCCGTTCGTGCTAGAGGGAGAAGATCTGCTGGTCTACCCCTGCCCCGGGCTGTCCCGGGCAGAGGCGACGATGGAGGCGGAAGCAATGGCCGCAGATCTCCTCGCCAGACAGTGTTTCGAGCGCGAAGAAGAGGAACGTGTCAGGAAGGTCTTCGAGGGAAGTCCCCTCCCGCAGGGCAGGGTCGTGATCGACGGCGATGGAATGAAGGTGCTGCATGGGTGA
- a CDS encoding phosphatidylglycerophosphatase A, which produces MFEIEQRLEEKGVTMDIIVATAMELYVPHGMESAEAAPRIREKISRALGDPNVSSLLLGAILLEDELYWKRKNSEIQDDPVFLLSDEIIGMAIAECIGGTYARFEFTRYDQKKPGILKTLGPFLDDAVAGLIAGCTSRFYSECFQPL; this is translated from the coding sequence ATGTTTGAGATCGAGCAGAGGCTGGAGGAGAAGGGAGTCACCATGGACATCATCGTCGCCACCGCGATGGAGCTTTATGTTCCCCACGGGATGGAGTCCGCGGAGGCCGCCCCGCGGATCCGGGAGAAGATCAGCCGGGCCCTCGGGGATCCCAACGTCTCCTCGCTCCTCCTTGGCGCGATCCTGCTGGAGGACGAGCTCTACTGGAAGCGGAAGAACTCCGAGATCCAGGACGACCCGGTCTTCCTGTTGAGCGACGAGATCATCGGCATGGCAATTGCCGAATGCATCGGCGGGACCTACGCCCGGTTTGAGTTTACCCGTTACGACCAGAAAAAACCCGGAATTTTAAAGACCCTGGGCCCGTTCCTGGACGACGCGGTGGCCGGGCTTATCGCCGGGTGCACTTCCAGGTTCTACAGCGAATGTTTCCAGCCTCTGTAA
- the cobS gene encoding adenosylcobinamide-GDP ribazoletransferase — protein sequence MFPASVKALFQWTTVLPLGAPADFEAFAKRSYLYPLAGWLIGGIVGAVIFFVPYNGLAAAFALAGVLLLSGCNHFDGLIDLGDGMMAHGSREKRIAALTDRNVGAGGVAFGLIFSLIAFAGLLSASVPAFAILIAEVGAKLAMSVVTTFGSPFREGIQSYMHARSRKYFPFLSVLLFLPLFFLPVNTVAVSVAMVLAVVTPLALVALSSRLFGGVNGDVAGAANEITRAVILAALILA from the coding sequence ATGTTTCCAGCCTCTGTAAAGGCCCTGTTCCAGTGGACCACGGTGCTCCCCCTGGGAGCGCCCGCGGACTTCGAGGCGTTTGCGAAACGGTCGTACCTCTACCCTCTTGCCGGATGGCTCATCGGTGGTATCGTCGGCGCCGTCATCTTTTTCGTGCCCTACAATGGCCTTGCTGCGGCCTTCGCCCTGGCGGGGGTGCTGCTCCTCTCGGGCTGCAACCACTTCGACGGGTTAATCGATCTCGGGGACGGGATGATGGCACACGGGAGCAGGGAGAAACGGATCGCGGCGCTCACCGATCGGAACGTGGGAGCAGGAGGGGTCGCGTTCGGGTTGATCTTCTCCCTCATCGCTTTTGCCGGACTCCTGTCCGCAAGTGTTCCCGCCTTCGCCATCCTCATCGCGGAGGTGGGGGCGAAGCTCGCCATGTCGGTGGTAACCACCTTCGGCAGCCCGTTCCGGGAAGGGATCCAGTCCTACATGCATGCCCGTTCCAGGAAGTATTTCCCGTTCCTCTCGGTCCTGTTGTTCCTGCCGCTATTCTTCCTCCCGGTGAACACGGTTGCGGTTTCCGTTGCAATGGTACTGGCGGTCGTCACTCCGCTCGCACTTGTTGCACTATCGTCAAGGCTCTTCGGCGGGGTAAACGGAGACGTTGCCGGGGCGGCGAACGAGATCACCCGGGCGGTAATCCTCGCGGCCCTTATTCTGGCCTGA
- the cobT gene encoding nicotinate mononucleotide-dependent phosphoribosyltransferase CobT, which produces MPFISGVPRIATRQPLFSAVLANTLLSTVPGISGAGPSPEKTLLTPVLDAELITLGEITSMPVKPNTPTGCPTPASITRSMMELSGLHALFINAGLVHRPTVPCLDAYGEPGGDPRFADAVPRAEELFGRGKAIGMFLGRVSDLLVLGECVPGGTTTAMCVLRGLGYHARVSSSFSENPVRMKEEVWDEVMRRLDADPGDGPLDVVRVCGDPMIALSAGIYSAYQGTLILAGGTQMLAVAAVAKRLGLPAPRVVTTCYVRDDASANFAGLAGEIGAEAYYVDPGFGDLGHSGLARYCIGEVKEGMGAGGAMFLAALLGHSPEAIREKIFEFVRFYD; this is translated from the coding sequence ATGCCGTTTATCTCCGGAGTTCCCCGTATCGCTACCAGGCAACCGCTCTTCTCTGCAGTCCTTGCCAACACCCTGCTCTCTACCGTACCCGGGATCTCCGGCGCCGGCCCGAGCCCGGAGAAGACGCTTCTCACCCCCGTCCTGGACGCGGAACTGATTACCTTGGGAGAGATCACCAGCATGCCGGTGAAGCCGAACACCCCTACCGGATGCCCCACACCGGCCTCCATCACCCGGTCGATGATGGAACTCTCAGGCCTGCACGCCCTGTTCATCAACGCGGGGCTGGTGCACCGCCCCACGGTTCCCTGCCTGGATGCCTACGGGGAGCCCGGGGGCGATCCCAGGTTCGCCGATGCGGTGCCCAGGGCGGAGGAACTGTTCGGCCGCGGGAAAGCAATTGGAATGTTCCTCGGGCGGGTAAGCGACCTGCTGGTGCTCGGGGAGTGCGTCCCGGGAGGGACGACCACGGCGATGTGCGTCCTCCGGGGTCTCGGGTACCACGCGAGGGTAAGCAGCAGTTTCTCGGAAAACCCGGTACGGATGAAGGAAGAGGTATGGGACGAGGTCATGCGGCGCCTTGATGCGGATCCAGGGGACGGACCGCTCGACGTGGTGCGGGTCTGCGGTGACCCGATGATCGCCCTCTCGGCGGGAATTTATTCCGCGTATCAGGGAACCCTCATCCTCGCGGGTGGGACTCAGATGCTCGCGGTGGCTGCCGTGGCAAAGAGGCTCGGTCTCCCGGCCCCCCGGGTGGTCACCACCTGTTACGTGAGGGACGATGCATCCGCAAATTTCGCCGGCCTTGCCGGGGAGATCGGCGCGGAGGCATATTACGTGGACCCGGGTTTCGGTGACCTCGGCCATTCCGGCCTCGCCCGTTACTGCATCGGGGAGGTTAAAGAGGGAATGGGGGCAGGAGGAGCGATGTTCCTCGCCGCGCTCCTCGGGCACTCCCCTGAGGCCATACGGGAGAAGATATTTGAATTTGTGCGGTTCTATGACTAA
- a CDS encoding GMP synthase subunit A yields MLPIFVVNNFGQFNHLIQRMLRDLEIEVRMVANTLPPEEVAGGCRGIILGGGPTLDRIGNGARYLDLGLPVLGICLGLHTIAVSRGGSVHPGTSGGYGHVDVEILEHDEILAGYPDRIQVWASHADEVEKVPPGYIRLARSSICENEAIADPDRHIYGLQWHPEVSHTPDGRRVYENFDRICREHGSS; encoded by the coding sequence ATGCTTCCCATATTCGTGGTGAATAATTTCGGGCAGTTCAACCATCTCATCCAGCGGATGCTCCGTGACCTCGAGATCGAGGTGCGGATGGTCGCCAATACCCTGCCGCCTGAAGAGGTCGCGGGGGGGTGCAGGGGGATCATCCTCGGAGGAGGCCCGACCCTCGACCGGATAGGGAACGGCGCGAGGTACCTCGACCTGGGCCTGCCGGTGCTCGGGATCTGTCTCGGGCTGCACACTATTGCCGTCTCCCGCGGTGGGTCCGTCCACCCGGGAACCTCCGGAGGATACGGCCACGTGGACGTCGAGATCCTGGAACACGACGAGATCCTTGCGGGGTATCCGGACCGGATCCAGGTGTGGGCCTCCCATGCCGACGAGGTGGAGAAGGTCCCTCCCGGATATATACGGCTTGCACGCTCCTCCATCTGCGAGAACGAGGCCATCGCCGACCCTGACCGGCATATCTACGGGCTTCAGTGGCACCCTGAGGTGAGCCACACCCCCGACGGGAGAAGAGTCTATGAGAACTTCGATCGCATCTGCAGGGAGCATGGATCCTCGTAG